One Triticum dicoccoides isolate Atlit2015 ecotype Zavitan chromosome 4B, WEW_v2.0, whole genome shotgun sequence genomic window carries:
- the LOC119292415 gene encoding UDP-glycosyltransferase 73C6-like, with amino-acid sequence MHHGHLIPAVDAAMQLATHGALSSIVVTPTYAARLRPAVESSGLPVRLVELPLDLAGTDDVDRIPLDQEAAYLLAASRLRGPLERHLRAHAPPATCVVADICHPWTAGLAASLGVPQLSFLGMSAYCLLCLQTEHHAAAMHNAYAAADPYWHLMPEEPVEVKVPTAPPGFMRLPASEKLAYEKLAYAVERACVDVDGVLLNTFLELEPGTVVDSGEVRSVNVWAVGPVSLFHQHEHQHAAALAARGNAPAVDADECLRWLDGKEPSSVVYVSFGSSVVHARPEQVVETGLGLEASGHPFIWVVSPENAGQDEDEEVRRFLEELEGRLSGRGLLIKGWAPQQLILSHASVGGIVTHCGWNSMMEAVAAGLPVATWPHMAHQFLNEMLAVQSMGTGVSVGVEWLKEEDGEVAVVERGAVEKAVRSIMGGGDEAVERRGRAAALATTAREAVREGGSAFINLRRLVKRYQAVTPQDASTSPQI; translated from the coding sequence ATGCACCACGGCCATCTGATCCCGGCGGTGGACGCCGCGATGCAGCTAGCCACCCACGGCGcgctctccagcatcgtcgtcacgCCGACCTACGCCGCGCGCCTCCGCCCCGCGGTCGAGTCGTCGGGCCTGCCGGTGCGGCTCGTGGAGCTCCCGCTCGACCTCGCCGGCACGGACGACGTCGACCGGATCCCCCTGGACCAGGAGGCCGCCTACCTCCTCGCCGCGTCGCGCCTCCGCGGGCCGCTGGAGCGCCACCTCCGCGCACACGCGCCGCCCGCGACCTGCGTCGTGGCCGACATATGCCACCCGTGGACCGCCGGCCTCGCCGCCAGCCTCGGCGTCCCGCAACTCAGCTTCCTCGGCATGTCCGCCTACTGCCTCCTCTGCCTGCAGACGGAGCACCACGCGGCGGCCATGCACAACGCCTACGCCGCAGCGGACCCCTACTGGCACCTCATGCCCGAGGAGCCGGTCGAGGTGAAGGTGCCCACCGCGCCCCCCGGGTTCATGCGGCTGCCGGCGTCTGAGAAGCTGGCGTACGAGAAGCTGGCATACGCCGTCGAGCGGGCGTGCGTCGACGTCGATGGCGTCCTCCTCAACACCTTCCTCGAGCTGGAGCCGGGGACGGTCGTGGACAGCGGGGAGGTCAGGAGCGTCAACGTGTGGGCCGTCGGTCCGGTGTCGCTGTTCCACCAGCACGAGCACCAGCACGCGGCGGCGCTTGCGGCGAGAGGGAACGCGCCCGCCGTCGACGCCGACGAGTGCCTCCGATGGCTCGACGGTAAGGAGCCGTCCTCCGTCGTCTACGTCAGCTTCGGGAGCAGCGTCGTGCACGCGCGCCCAGAGCAGGTGGTGGAGACCGGGCTTGGCCTTGAGGCGTCGGGGCACCCGTTCATCTGGGTGGTATCACCGGAGAACGCCGGgcaggacgaggacgaggaggtcCGCAGGttccttgaggagctggagggccgGTTGTCCGGCCGCGGCCTGCTGATCAAGGGCTGGGCACCGCAGCAGCTGATCTTGTCCCACGCGTCGGTGGGTGGCATCGTGACGCACTGCGGGTGGAACTCGATGATGGAGGCGGTCGCGGCGGGGCTCCCGGTGGCGACATGGCCGCATATGGCGCACCAGTTCCTGAACGAAATGTTGGCCGTGCAGTCGATGGGGACCGGCGTGAGCGTCGGGGTGGAGTGGTtgaaggaggaggacggggaggtggcggtggtggagcgAGGGGCGGTGGAGAAGGCGGTGAGGAGCATCATGGGCGGAGGCGACGAGGCGGTGGAGAGGCGGGGGAGGGCGGCGGCGCTCGCGACGACGGCGAGAGAGGCCGTCCGGGAGGGCGGATCAGCGTTCATCAACCTGCGCCGTTTGGTGAAACGTTACCAAGCAGTGACGCCGCAGGATGCATCAACATCACCTCAAATATGA